Proteins found in one Paenibacillus dendritiformis genomic segment:
- a CDS encoding FecCD family ABC transporter permease encodes MRTSWLSSSSAKWIGCIVGIFVLLGCVWASIVYGVFDTKLHHVWEALTDYQHYATSNEHIVIREVRIPRALIAAAVGASLGISGVVLQSLTKNPLADAGIFGINASSSLFVVIGFIFFQLNSLQSFTWLALAGACAGCLFVFLLGSSGGRHIHPIRMTLAGSAIAALSGSLTNGLLISNHRAMEEVLFWIAGSVEGRKLEVLLDVLPYMAVAWIGAWVLAKPMDTLNLGDDVAVSLGLKVAYIKWGMGLLIVMLAGSSVAVAGPIGFLGLVVPHIARSLVGIGMRWLVVYSGLLGAIVLLLADIGARFIAEPKEIPIGVMTAIIGVPFFVYAARKGVRG; translated from the coding sequence ATGAGAACTTCTTGGCTATCATCCTCGTCCGCCAAATGGATTGGCTGCATCGTTGGCATCTTCGTCCTGCTCGGATGCGTCTGGGCAAGCATCGTCTACGGCGTATTCGATACCAAGCTTCATCACGTATGGGAAGCGCTGACCGATTATCAGCACTATGCGACGAGCAATGAGCATATCGTCATCCGGGAAGTGCGAATTCCGCGGGCGCTCATTGCCGCTGCGGTCGGAGCCAGCCTCGGCATCTCTGGCGTCGTTCTGCAATCGCTGACCAAGAATCCGCTCGCCGATGCCGGGATTTTCGGAATCAACGCGAGCAGTTCCCTGTTTGTCGTGATCGGATTCATCTTTTTCCAGCTCAACTCGCTGCAATCCTTCACTTGGCTCGCGCTCGCCGGCGCCTGCGCCGGCTGCCTGTTCGTCTTCCTGCTCGGCTCGTCAGGCGGAAGACATATTCATCCGATTCGCATGACGCTGGCAGGCTCGGCCATCGCCGCGCTTAGCGGTTCGCTGACCAACGGGCTGCTCATCTCCAATCATCGGGCTATGGAGGAAGTACTGTTCTGGATTGCTGGATCAGTCGAAGGAAGAAAGCTGGAGGTTCTGCTTGACGTACTCCCGTACATGGCCGTCGCCTGGATCGGAGCCTGGGTGCTGGCCAAGCCGATGGATACACTGAACCTCGGGGATGATGTCGCGGTCAGCCTCGGACTGAAGGTCGCCTATATCAAGTGGGGGATGGGACTGCTCATCGTCATGCTTGCCGGATCTTCGGTCGCCGTAGCGGGACCGATCGGATTCCTCGGCCTCGTCGTCCCGCATATCGCCCGCAGCCTGGTCGGCATCGGCATGCGCTGGCTTGTCGTCTACAGCGGCTTGCTCGGCGCGATCGTGCTCCTGCTTGCGGATATCGGCGCCCGCTTCATCGCCGAACCGAAGGAGATTCCGATCGGCGTCATGACCGCGATCATCGGGGTACCGTTCTTCGTATACGCCGCGCGCAAGGGGGTTAGAGGATGA
- a CDS encoding stalk domain-containing protein translates to MAAIQLITMVPVMAAAEGDGSTAGGTEAAVETQQQGDITSEEPDGDGSADNPDTADPDIAEPDTVTPDPTAGTAGKDELILMANSNVMYHNGVKYTSPQPITVKKGVSYIALRSLVDRFGLQTRFDNKTKETIITNGDKELRYKAGSDQYRVNGSPTKMSGESYIVKNTFMVPVTSAMQAFGYPYTWDSENKRIVIQLNTQPIAKFSINEEEIFATQTRVTVKNESTSPTGLKIVDEQWEGLQEYYDAPGVYTITLRVVDERGNISEPYSVNITVQPAKEPPKANFQTPKTNYKMGEYIRYEDLSTDKEDSITERVWTNNEPAFFQPGPQTITLKVTNKFGLTDEYSQTIMISDEILYSFDEFNLLYTGYGEVFPLGARSVLDMKLLQPEVKEENRTLYRTNSPETVLEEGIVYKDRVAGGARIFLHHKNGTDKKMQLYVLAKNVSDDPATVYVEHYGHAGPNPYPQQTGKLASVRYMESFEQGGEINELVLQPNETRVLIPELNERAMRPDDIYTMYADFFGDNTLEYSVVALDASKDIMTELKKLKELKPDGKHIRGTFNKADRVLTIGERLGEVASRLVFADKTNDTYIEGSDMMTYENQVNAGNYGVLYRVKLENVAPRTLIAFNSRGGSYSGGLFVNGQTVTTPNNGRLSSTGEASVVYRTGAYEETVEILFTPAAGSNMPVNLLFIPLPKEKPAE, encoded by the coding sequence CAGCAATACAACTTATCACGATGGTTCCCGTCATGGCAGCGGCAGAAGGAGACGGCAGCACGGCAGGCGGAACGGAAGCAGCCGTTGAAACCCAACAGCAAGGCGACATTACAAGTGAAGAACCGGACGGAGATGGAAGCGCGGACAATCCGGATACAGCAGACCCGGACATTGCAGAGCCGGATACGGTTACCCCGGATCCAACCGCCGGAACAGCGGGCAAGGATGAGCTCATCCTGATGGCGAACAGTAATGTGATGTATCATAACGGCGTCAAATATACCTCTCCACAGCCGATTACCGTCAAAAAGGGCGTTTCTTATATAGCTCTCCGATCCTTGGTGGATCGGTTCGGATTGCAGACACGATTCGACAATAAGACCAAGGAAACGATTATTACGAACGGAGACAAGGAGCTGCGCTATAAAGCCGGCAGCGATCAATACCGGGTGAATGGTTCTCCGACGAAGATGAGCGGGGAATCCTATATTGTCAAAAACACGTTCATGGTGCCGGTCACGTCCGCAATGCAGGCCTTCGGCTATCCATATACATGGGACAGCGAGAACAAGCGGATCGTGATTCAGCTGAATACGCAACCGATTGCCAAATTCAGTATAAATGAAGAGGAAATTTTCGCGACGCAGACCCGCGTGACGGTCAAGAACGAATCCACGAGTCCAACCGGGTTGAAGATCGTCGATGAGCAGTGGGAAGGGCTTCAGGAGTATTATGATGCGCCGGGCGTTTACACCATTACACTCCGGGTCGTCGACGAGCGCGGCAACATAAGCGAACCGTACTCTGTCAATATTACGGTCCAGCCGGCGAAGGAGCCGCCGAAGGCGAACTTTCAGACACCTAAGACCAACTACAAAATGGGGGAATACATCCGTTACGAAGACTTGAGCACGGATAAAGAGGATTCCATCACGGAACGGGTATGGACCAACAATGAGCCGGCTTTTTTCCAACCGGGTCCGCAGACGATTACGCTCAAGGTTACGAATAAGTTCGGTCTGACGGACGAGTACTCCCAGACCATCATGATCTCGGATGAAATACTGTACTCCTTCGATGAATTCAACCTGCTTTACACAGGGTACGGCGAAGTGTTCCCGCTTGGCGCACGTTCCGTATTGGACATGAAGCTCCTCCAGCCGGAAGTGAAGGAAGAGAACCGGACATTGTACCGCACGAATTCTCCGGAGACCGTGCTTGAGGAAGGAATCGTGTACAAAGATCGCGTCGCAGGCGGTGCGCGTATTTTCCTGCATCACAAGAATGGCACGGACAAGAAGATGCAGCTCTACGTGCTTGCGAAGAATGTATCCGACGATCCGGCAACCGTCTATGTGGAGCATTACGGCCATGCCGGCCCGAACCCTTATCCGCAGCAGACCGGGAAGCTCGCTTCAGTTCGATATATGGAATCGTTCGAGCAGGGGGGAGAAATCAATGAGCTCGTGCTGCAGCCGAACGAGACCCGGGTGCTCATACCGGAATTGAATGAACGCGCGATGAGACCGGATGACATCTATACGATGTATGCCGATTTCTTCGGCGACAATACGCTGGAATATTCGGTCGTCGCCCTGGACGCTTCGAAGGATATTATGACAGAACTTAAAAAGCTGAAGGAGCTTAAGCCTGACGGCAAGCATATCAGAGGCACGTTCAACAAAGCGGATCGCGTCCTCACGATCGGCGAACGGCTAGGGGAAGTGGCGTCCCGTCTCGTATTTGCCGACAAGACAAATGACACTTACATTGAAGGTTCGGATATGATGACATATGAGAACCAGGTGAACGCCGGCAACTACGGCGTATTGTACCGTGTCAAGCTGGAAAATGTGGCGCCGCGTACGCTGATCGCCTTCAACTCGCGCGGCGGCTCCTACTCAGGTGGATTGTTTGTGAACGGACAGACCGTGACGACGCCGAATAACGGAAGATTGAGCAGTACTGGGGAAGCAAGCGTCGTCTACCGGACCGGAGCTTACGAGGAGACGGTAGAGATCCTGTTCACCCCGGCTGCGGGCAGCAATATGCCGGTCAATCTGCTCTTCATCCCATTGCCAAAAGAAAAGCCAGCTGAATAA
- a CDS encoding FecCD family ABC transporter permease, producing the protein MRQNGTQRQFRSGSGRVSFLIERKGWLTLALLFLLLLACMIVSAGIGTLRIAPLDALLATFGYGEPVHVMTVQKLRMPRIVTGAFVGASLAASGAIMQGLIRNPLASPDIIGITGGASVAATALLTLAPSASIAWLPPTAFVGAALMTFIVYGLAWKQGVKPTTLVLIGVGVGAAAQAVNTMLVVMSPMYVTAKAYNWLLGSVYGAGWPQAKQILIWFAVTGLIAFILSRRINLLQLGDDVAQAAGSSVQRDRFLLLGTAAVLAGAGVAIGGPIGFIALMAPHIARRFAGVTYGLLIPTSALVGAILIVIADTAARTVMSPLDIPVGVFTAAIGAPFFIILLLRRKRSGD; encoded by the coding sequence ATGAGACAGAATGGAACGCAACGGCAATTTCGCTCCGGCTCGGGCCGCGTCTCCTTCCTGATTGAACGGAAAGGATGGCTTACGCTGGCCCTGCTCTTCCTGCTGCTCCTTGCATGCATGATCGTCAGCGCCGGCATCGGCACGCTGCGCATCGCTCCGCTTGATGCGCTCCTGGCCACCTTCGGCTATGGGGAGCCCGTCCATGTGATGACCGTGCAGAAGCTGCGCATGCCGCGCATCGTGACGGGCGCCTTCGTCGGCGCTTCACTGGCGGCCTCCGGTGCCATCATGCAAGGGCTAATCCGCAATCCGCTCGCATCGCCGGATATTATCGGCATTACGGGCGGCGCATCGGTCGCCGCCACAGCGCTGCTGACGCTGGCACCGTCAGCCAGCATCGCCTGGCTGCCCCCGACGGCATTCGTTGGCGCGGCGCTCATGACCTTCATCGTCTATGGCCTCGCCTGGAAGCAGGGCGTGAAGCCAACGACGCTCGTGCTCATCGGGGTCGGCGTCGGCGCCGCCGCTCAGGCGGTCAATACGATGCTGGTCGTCATGAGCCCGATGTACGTTACCGCCAAAGCATACAATTGGCTGCTCGGCAGTGTATACGGCGCCGGTTGGCCGCAAGCCAAGCAAATATTGATCTGGTTCGCCGTAACTGGGCTCATCGCCTTCATCCTGTCCAGACGCATTAACCTGCTGCAGCTCGGGGACGATGTCGCCCAAGCCGCCGGCAGCAGCGTGCAGCGCGACCGCTTCCTCCTGCTCGGCACCGCGGCCGTCCTTGCCGGGGCCGGAGTGGCTATCGGCGGTCCTATCGGCTTCATCGCCCTGATGGCGCCGCATATCGCCCGCCGCTTCGCCGGCGTGACCTACGGTCTGCTCATCCCTACGAGCGCGCTTGTCGGCGCCATCCTTATCGTGATCGCCGATACGGCCGCCCGCACCGTGATGAGTCCGCTCGATATCCCGGTCGGCGTCTTCACCGCCGCCATCGGGGCTCCCTTCTTTATTATTTTGCTGCTCCGGCGGAAGCGGAGCGGCGACTAA